The Oryzias latipes chromosome 1, ASM223467v1 genome contains a region encoding:
- the cbx4 gene encoding E3 SUMO-protein ligase CBX4 produces MELPAAGEHVFAVESIEKKRSRKGRVEYLVKWRGWSPRYNTWEPEENILDPRLLDAFQDRERQEQLMGYRKRGPKPKHLLLQVPSFARRSNVLADLQEASLEDDGRQKSGPIQTLLPQAQQQYQLNSKKHHQYQPLCREAEQQTNGKKFYYQLNSKKHHHYQPDLKIHEPVFAKPLEVKAPELASKGYNLPPVLQQKWVRDKDSGCLTKVKDITMELKKLPADLNGLKGSDKVKTKEESSANGGGKLKIVKNKNKNGRIVIVMSKYMENGMQTAKIKNGDCEGAGKPAEGLEGGMEKHLEKMKLVKKLGLMNGFPKPPKDKPIVLCSGFRAESSPKEKETSAQIQLALTEQDKHDGVRGQEELPQDHPLQLTGKPNLLSLPLEGRAPSSPLDTRGSCQGLKRHLSDADGEEHNPSKRFLSCRTLSTPSAAPSPDRTGAAGVSSLRDCGYAEQEEPIDLRIVKPRPSAAAEPPERPQDDSRTETPALPQPLEPAEDKAGSESELESRKEDAFPSFQPFLGNIIITDITANCLTVTFKEYVTT; encoded by the exons ATGGAGCTACCCGCCGCGGGAGAGCACGTCTTTGCGGTGGAGAGCATCGAGAAGAAGCGCAGCAGGAAG GGAAGAGTCGAGTACCTGGTCAAGTGGAGGGGATGGTCCCCGAG ATACAACACATGGGAACCGGAGGAAAACATCCTGGATCCAAGGCTGCTGGATGCTTTCCAGGACCG GGAACGTCAGGAGCAGCTGATGGGATACCGCAAGAGGGGCCCCAAGCCCAAACACCTCCTGCTGCAG GTGCCTTCTTTTGCCCGGAGGTCCAACGTCCTGGCGGACCTTCAGGAGGCGTCCCTGGAGGACGACGGCCGTCAGAAGTCCGGCCCCATCCAGACGCTCCTCCCCCAGGCTCAGCAGCAGTACCAGCTCAACAGCAAGAAGCACCACCAGTACCAGCCTTTGTGCCGGGAGGCCGAGCAGCAAACCAACGGCAAGAAGTTCTACTATCAGCTCAACAGCAAGAAGCACCACCACTACCAGCCGGACCTGAAGATCCATGAGCCGGTGTTCGCCAAGCCGCTGGAGGTCAAAGCTCCAGAGCTGGCCAGCAAGGGGTACAACCTGCCCCCGGTGCTGCAGCAGAAGTGGGTCCGGGACAAAGACTCTGGCTGTCTGACCAAAGTGAAGGATATAACCATGGAGCTGAAGAAACTTCCCGCCGACCTCAACGGGCTCAAGGGGTCGGACAAAGTGAAAACGAAGGAGGAGTCTTCGGCGAACGGCGGCGGCAAGCTGAAGATcgtgaagaacaaaaacaagaacgGCCGCATCGTCATCGTCATGAGCAAGTACATGGAAAACGGGATGCAGACGGCTAAGATCAAAAACGGGGATTGTGAGGGGGCTGGGAAGCCGGCGGAGGGGCTGGAGGGGGGGATGGAGAAACACCTGGAGAAGATGAAGCTCGTCAAGAAGCTGGGCCTCATGAACGGATTTCCCAAACCGCCCAAAGACAAGCCGATCGTTCTGTGTTCGGGATTCAGAGCGGAGAGCAGCCCCAAAGAAAAGGAGACGTCCGCTCAAATCCAGCTCGCCCTGACAGAGCAGGATAAGCATGatggggtcagaggtcaggaggAGCTTCCACAGGATCATCCTTTACAACTGACAGGCAAGCCTAATCTGCTCTCACTGCCTTTGGAAGGGAGAGCCCCCTCCTCACCGCTGGATACAAGGGGAAGCTGTCAGGGACTAAAGCGACACCTCTCTGATGCAGATGGGGAGGAACACAACCCCAGCAAGCGCTTTCTCAGCTGCCGGACCCTCAGCACTCCCAGCGCCGCTCCGTCCCCCGACCGAACCGGGGCGGCGGGGGTCAGCAGCCTGCGGGACTGCGGCTACGCAGAGCAGGAGGAACCCATCGATTTGAGGATCGTCAAGCCGAGGCCCTCAGCCGCGGCCGAGCCGCCGGAACGTCCTCAGGACGACAGTCGGACAGAAACCCCGGCTCTGCCCCAACCTCTGGAGCCGGCAGAGGACAAGGCCGGGTCAGAGTCTGAGCTGGAGTCCAGAAAGGAGGACGCGTTCCCTTCGTTCCAGCCGTTCCTGGGGAATATAATCATCACAGACATCACGGCGAACTGCCTGACCGTCACGTTCAAGGAATACGTCACGACATAG